One Keratinibaculum paraultunense genomic window carries:
- a CDS encoding ECF transporter S component, giving the protein MYISRKYAGLTIIVFIILLIISTFWADKHYLTISFIMLLVIMAPFFIGFERKKLKAEEMVIIAMLSAIAAIGRVPFAAIPSVQPTSFVIIMSAFTFGGDVGFMVGSIAALVSNMILGQGPWTPWQMFSWGMMGFTAGILRNTKFMNTKIGRCMFGAIWGFLFGWIMNLWGVLYLDSSSLTWKVYLASCIASFKFDLNHAVSNVVFLSLFSTRWIKILDRIKIKYGLMK; this is encoded by the coding sequence ATGTATATATCTAGAAAATATGCAGGGTTGACCATAATAGTGTTTATTATATTATTAATAATATCAACTTTTTGGGCAGATAAGCATTATCTTACTATTAGTTTTATAATGCTATTAGTTATTATGGCTCCTTTTTTTATAGGATTTGAAAGGAAAAAATTAAAAGCAGAAGAAATGGTGATTATAGCCATGTTGTCTGCTATAGCTGCTATAGGTAGAGTCCCGTTTGCAGCCATACCATCAGTTCAACCAACTTCTTTTGTCATTATCATGTCTGCTTTTACTTTTGGTGGAGATGTAGGTTTTATGGTAGGAAGTATTGCAGCTTTAGTATCCAATATGATTTTAGGGCAAGGACCTTGGACTCCTTGGCAAATGTTTTCTTGGGGTATGATGGGATTTACTGCAGGAATACTAAGAAATACCAAATTTATGAATACTAAAATTGGAAGGTGTATGTTTGGAGCTATATGGGGATTTTTATTTGGTTGGATAATGAACTTATGGGGAGTACTGTATTTAGATTCCAGTTCACTTACTTGGAAGGTATATTTAGCTTCTTGTATAGCTAGTTTCAAATTTGACTTAAATCACGCTGTATCAAATGTAGTGTTTCTATCTTTATTTAGCACTAGATGGATAAAGATACTAGATAGGATAAAAATTAAATATGGACTTATGAAGTAA
- a CDS encoding phosphoribosylformylglycinamidine synthase, with protein MDYKRIFIEKREEFNIEAKLLYKDAKEYLKIENLKNVRVINVYDLIQVSKEDCDLIVKNILKDGDLDYVYEETFPMDKEAKYFRVEYLPSQYNQREDALAQSIRILLGKDIKVKHSLLLVFEEINEVELNKIKDYYINSVEMREISLDYFSCREEENIVDEVEIVDGFINMTEEEIAQIKSRYELGMDMEDMLFCQKYFKEEDRDPTITELKVVDTYWSDHCRHTTFMTEIVDIQFDENKYKPLIEEAFKEYLNSREFVYKNNEKPICLMDLATINKKEIKKKGMLNDLEESEEINAASIEIDVDVDGKMEKWLLMFKNETHNHPTEIEPFGGASTCLGGCIRDPLSGRAYVYQAMRITGAADPRESFENTLPGKLPQRKITQKAMEGYSSYGNQIGVPAGFVREIYHEGYVAKRMEVGAVVAAAPRENVIRKSPEPGDIILLVGGRTGKDGLGGAVGSSKGHTEESLETGGAEVQKGNPPLERKILRLFRNEKVSKMIKKCNDFGAGGVSVAIGELADGLFIDLDKVPLKYPGLDGTEIALSESQERMAVVIDNKELDEFMKFAKKEDLEATVVAEVTDEDRLIMNWKGNTIVNISRKFLDTNGIRKKTQVLVEGPDDKNYLQTQPNHVQGDNIKEKWIKNMLHLNTASQKGLVEKFDHSVGKGTVLMPLGGKYKLTPTEGMVAKIPVLHGDTNTCSLMSYGYEPNLSKWSPFHGGMYAVIESLAKITAMGGDYRKVRLTFQEYFERLEKDDKKWGKPFAALLGAFVVQKNLNIPSIGGKDSMSGSFEDIDVPPTLISFAVTYDKIENIISPEFKKVGSNIILIPLKIDEYGMVDFEQLNINYIRIKELIDEGNIISASSIKFGGISRSISEMCFGNKIGFKFVSNIDEEKLFLPMYGSIIVEMEKGKENLLKGIDYKLLGETIEREHIEILDEKIDLDYLVKEWTKPLIDVFPIEDGNYDSKEIKYTDVLNKRSNIKIAKPRVFIPIFTGTHGEYDMEKSFKKAGGKVDSFVFRTITQEDIDFSYREMAKKIRECQILAIPDGAVLGNEPDGGGKLVANILKNPYIEEAVMDLIENRDGLILGIGSGFKALIKAGLLPNEGVNITYNNLGYHISTMVNVKVVSNLSPWFSNRKIGEEIILPLSTKEGKVVGTKEAISRLIENGQVATQYVDYNPTGSVEGIEAITSFDGRILGRMANSDRTGMGLYKNIEENKEDMIFKAGIDYFA; from the coding sequence TTGGACTATAAAAGAATATTTATAGAAAAAAGAGAAGAGTTTAATATAGAAGCAAAATTATTATATAAGGATGCAAAGGAATATTTAAAGATTGAAAATTTAAAGAATGTTAGAGTAATCAATGTATATGACCTTATTCAAGTATCCAAAGAGGATTGTGACTTAATAGTTAAAAATATACTTAAAGATGGAGATTTGGATTATGTATATGAGGAAACTTTCCCCATGGATAAAGAAGCAAAATATTTTAGAGTAGAATATCTTCCTAGTCAATATAATCAAAGGGAAGATGCTTTAGCTCAATCCATAAGAATATTGTTGGGGAAAGATATAAAGGTAAAGCATTCATTGCTGTTAGTGTTTGAAGAGATTAATGAGGTAGAATTGAACAAGATAAAGGATTATTATATAAATTCCGTTGAAATGAGAGAAATAAGTTTAGATTATTTTAGTTGTAGGGAAGAAGAAAATATTGTAGATGAAGTTGAGATTGTAGATGGTTTTATAAATATGACAGAGGAGGAAATTGCTCAAATTAAGTCAAGGTATGAATTGGGAATGGATATGGAAGATATGCTATTCTGTCAAAAATACTTTAAAGAAGAAGACAGAGATCCTACTATTACAGAGTTAAAAGTAGTAGATACATATTGGTCAGATCATTGTAGACATACTACTTTTATGACAGAAATAGTGGATATACAATTTGATGAAAACAAGTATAAACCTTTGATAGAAGAAGCTTTTAAAGAGTATTTAAATTCAAGGGAGTTTGTATATAAAAACAATGAAAAACCTATATGTTTAATGGATTTAGCAACTATAAACAAGAAAGAAATTAAAAAGAAGGGTATGCTAAATGATTTGGAAGAATCAGAAGAAATAAATGCAGCTAGTATAGAAATAGATGTGGATGTAGATGGAAAGATGGAAAAATGGCTTTTAATGTTTAAAAATGAAACTCATAATCATCCAACAGAAATAGAGCCTTTCGGCGGGGCATCTACTTGTTTAGGAGGATGTATTAGAGATCCACTATCTGGCAGAGCTTATGTATATCAAGCTATGAGAATTACTGGTGCAGCTGATCCTAGAGAAAGTTTTGAAAATACATTACCAGGGAAACTTCCTCAAAGAAAGATTACCCAAAAAGCTATGGAAGGTTATAGTTCCTATGGAAATCAAATAGGAGTACCTGCTGGATTTGTTAGGGAAATATATCATGAAGGATATGTGGCTAAAAGAATGGAAGTAGGTGCAGTAGTTGCTGCTGCTCCTAGAGAAAATGTAATAAGAAAATCCCCTGAACCAGGAGATATAATCCTACTGGTAGGCGGTAGAACTGGAAAAGATGGATTAGGTGGCGCTGTAGGTTCTTCTAAAGGTCATACAGAAGAATCCTTAGAAACTGGCGGTGCAGAAGTTCAAAAGGGAAATCCTCCTTTAGAAAGAAAAATACTCCGTTTGTTCAGAAATGAAAAGGTAAGTAAAATGATTAAAAAGTGTAATGATTTCGGTGCTGGAGGAGTTTCTGTAGCTATAGGAGAATTAGCTGATGGGCTTTTTATAGATTTAGATAAAGTACCCCTTAAGTATCCAGGATTGGATGGAACTGAAATAGCTTTATCTGAGTCTCAAGAAAGAATGGCAGTAGTTATAGATAATAAGGAATTAGATGAATTTATGAAGTTTGCTAAAAAAGAGGATTTGGAAGCAACAGTTGTAGCTGAAGTTACAGATGAAGATAGATTGATTATGAATTGGAAAGGCAATACCATAGTAAATATTTCTAGGAAATTTTTAGATACCAATGGTATAAGGAAAAAAACACAAGTGTTGGTAGAAGGTCCAGATGATAAAAATTATTTGCAAACACAACCAAACCATGTGCAAGGAGATAACATAAAAGAAAAATGGATAAAAAACATGCTTCACTTAAATACTGCTAGTCAAAAAGGATTAGTAGAAAAATTTGATCATTCTGTAGGAAAAGGAACAGTTTTAATGCCTTTAGGTGGAAAATACAAACTAACCCCTACAGAGGGTATGGTTGCTAAAATACCAGTGCTTCATGGTGACACTAACACTTGTTCATTGATGAGTTATGGATATGAACCTAATTTATCAAAATGGAGTCCTTTCCATGGAGGAATGTATGCAGTGATAGAATCTTTAGCGAAAATAACTGCAATGGGGGGAGATTATAGAAAGGTTAGACTAACCTTCCAAGAATATTTTGAAAGATTAGAGAAAGATGATAAAAAGTGGGGAAAACCTTTTGCTGCACTACTGGGAGCATTTGTAGTTCAGAAAAATTTAAATATTCCAAGTATTGGTGGTAAGGATAGTATGTCTGGAAGTTTTGAAGACATAGATGTACCCCCTACATTAATAAGTTTTGCAGTAACCTATGATAAGATTGAAAATATTATATCTCCTGAGTTTAAGAAAGTAGGTAGTAATATAATACTGATTCCACTAAAAATAGATGAATATGGCATGGTGGATTTTGAACAATTGAATATAAACTATATTAGGATAAAGGAATTGATAGATGAAGGTAATATAATTTCTGCATCTTCCATAAAATTTGGTGGTATTAGTAGAAGTATATCAGAGATGTGTTTTGGAAATAAAATTGGATTTAAATTTGTTTCAAATATAGATGAAGAAAAGTTGTTTTTACCTATGTATGGTTCCATTATAGTTGAAATGGAAAAAGGAAAAGAGAATTTATTAAAGGGCATAGATTATAAATTATTAGGTGAAACCATAGAGAGAGAACATATTGAAATATTAGATGAAAAAATAGATTTGGATTATCTTGTAAAGGAATGGACTAAACCTTTAATAGATGTATTCCCTATAGAAGATGGTAATTATGATTCAAAAGAAATTAAATATACCGATGTCTTAAATAAACGTTCAAATATTAAGATAGCTAAACCTAGAGTATTTATACCAATATTTACAGGAACTCATGGGGAATATGATATGGAAAAATCATTTAAAAAAGCAGGAGGTAAAGTTGATTCCTTTGTGTTTAGAACTATTACACAGGAGGATATAGATTTTTCTTATAGGGAAATGGCTAAAAAAATTAGAGAATGTCAAATATTAGCAATACCCGATGGTGCAGTTTTAGGCAATGAACCAGACGGTGGGGGAAAGTTAGTAGCTAATATATTGAAAAATCCTTATATAGAGGAAGCAGTAATGGATTTAATAGAGAACAGAGACGGATTGATTTTAGGAATAGGAAGTGGATTTAAAGCTTTAATAAAAGCTGGATTATTACCTAATGAAGGGGTAAATATTACTTATAATAATTTAGGATATCATATATCCACTATGGTAAATGTAAAAGTTGTATCCAATTTATCTCCTTGGTTTAGCAATAGGAAAATAGGAGAGGAAATAATTCTTCCATTATCCACTAAAGAAGGCAAAGTAGTTGGAACAAAAGAAGCCATAAGTAGATTGATAGAAAATGGGCAAGTTGCCACTCAATATGTAGATTATAATCCTACAGGTTCTGTAGAAGGTATAGAAGCTATAACCAGCTTTGATGGTAGGATACTAGGAAGAATGGCCAATTCTGATAGAACAGGGATGGGATTATATAAAAATATAGAAGAAAATAAAGAAGATATGATATTTAAAGCTGGAATTGATTATTTTGCTTAA
- the purE gene encoding 5-(carboxyamino)imidazole ribonucleotide mutase, with the protein MKVAVVMGSISDKEIADKSVGILKEFGVEVEMRVISAHRTPFEALEFAKNAEEEGIEVIIAIAGKAAHLAGVIAGVTPLPVIGLPVKSSTMDGMDSLLSTVQMPKGVPVATVAINGGENAGLLAVQILSVKYPELRDKFKEYKIELGKQVKEMDAEVKK; encoded by the coding sequence ATGAAAGTTGCAGTTGTGATGGGAAGTATATCTGATAAAGAAATAGCGGATAAATCTGTTGGTATACTTAAAGAATTTGGTGTAGAAGTAGAAATGAGGGTTATTTCAGCTCATAGAACTCCTTTTGAAGCTCTAGAATTTGCTAAAAATGCAGAAGAAGAAGGTATAGAGGTCATAATTGCTATTGCAGGGAAGGCAGCTCATTTAGCTGGTGTTATAGCTGGCGTAACTCCTCTTCCAGTTATTGGGCTTCCTGTAAAATCATCAACTATGGATGGTATGGATTCTTTGTTATCTACAGTTCAAATGCCCAAAGGGGTGCCAGTAGCTACTGTGGCAATAAATGGGGGAGAAAATGCAGGATTATTAGCCGTGCAAATATTGTCAGTAAAATATCCTGAGTTAAGAGATAAGTTTAAAGAATATAAGATAGAACTGGGCAAACAAGTGAAAGAAATGGATGCTGAGGTAAAAAAATAG
- the purF gene encoding amidophosphoribosyltransferase yields MSGVIGIYSKENKDISEIMYYGLYALQHRGEDSAGIAINNNGYIDYHKDLGLVQEVFGKDEINRLRGNIGVGHIRQSTVGGNTIANAEPLVVGYKKGALALACDGSLINFNELRDKMEDLGIIFQTSTDTEIIANLIAKYHKDDIEQAIINAVRDVKGAYALVAMTNDRLIGIRDPYGMKPLCIGKLGEKYVLASETCALDTIGAKFVRDVKPGEMVEIVNGKLKSIMTKEPEDKKICLFEIIYFARPDSKLDGRSIYLIRREAGRNLARECPQDGDIVISAPDSGTVAAIGYAEESGIPYDEGLIKNRYVGRTFIQPSQELREQGVRIKLNVLKENVEGRRVILVDDSIVRGTTMKRTVAMLKEAGAKEVHVRISAPPVIHSCNLGINTARGDNLIARGKTVEEIREAIGADSLCFLSLQGLIEAAGGEDIYCTGCFEGEYPF; encoded by the coding sequence TTGTCAGGAGTTATTGGAATATATAGTAAGGAAAATAAGGATATATCCGAAATAATGTATTATGGATTATATGCATTGCAACATAGAGGAGAAGATAGTGCTGGAATTGCAATAAATAATAATGGATATATAGATTATCATAAGGATTTAGGATTGGTTCAAGAAGTGTTTGGTAAAGATGAAATAAATAGATTGAGGGGTAATATAGGAGTAGGACATATTCGTCAATCTACTGTTGGAGGAAATACTATAGCTAATGCTGAACCATTAGTTGTAGGATATAAAAAAGGTGCATTGGCTTTAGCATGTGATGGTTCTTTGATAAATTTTAATGAATTAAGGGATAAAATGGAAGATTTAGGAATTATATTTCAAACTTCCACAGACACGGAGATTATTGCTAATTTAATTGCTAAATACCATAAGGATGATATTGAACAAGCTATAATAAATGCAGTAAGAGATGTAAAAGGTGCCTATGCGTTGGTGGCAATGACCAACGATAGATTGATTGGTATAAGGGATCCTTATGGAATGAAACCTTTATGTATTGGGAAGTTAGGGGAAAAGTATGTACTAGCTTCAGAAACCTGTGCATTAGATACAATTGGTGCTAAGTTTGTTAGAGATGTAAAACCAGGTGAAATGGTAGAAATAGTAAATGGAAAACTAAAATCAATAATGACTAAAGAGCCTGAGGATAAAAAGATATGTTTATTTGAGATAATCTATTTTGCTCGTCCAGACAGTAAGTTAGACGGAAGAAGTATATATCTTATACGACGGGAAGCAGGGAGAAATCTTGCTAGAGAGTGCCCTCAAGATGGAGATATAGTAATATCTGCTCCAGATTCAGGAACAGTTGCAGCAATAGGGTACGCAGAAGAATCAGGTATACCTTATGATGAAGGTTTAATAAAAAACAGATATGTGGGAAGAACTTTTATACAACCAAGTCAAGAATTAAGAGAACAAGGAGTTAGAATAAAGTTAAATGTACTAAAGGAAAATGTGGAAGGTAGACGGGTGATATTGGTAGATGATTCCATAGTTAGAGGTACTACCATGAAAAGAACTGTGGCTATGTTAAAAGAAGCAGGAGCTAAAGAAGTACATGTAAGAATATCTGCTCCTCCAGTTATTCATAGTTGTAATTTAGGCATTAATACAGCTAGAGGGGATAATTTGATAGCAAGAGGAAAAACTGTAGAAGAAATAAGAGAAGCAATAGGTGCTGATTCATTATGTTTTTTATCATTACAAGGGCTTATAGAAGCAGCAGGAGGAGAGGATATATATTGCACTGGTTGTTTTGAGGGTGAATATCCTTTTTAA
- a CDS encoding energy-coupling factor transporter transmembrane component T codes for MGYGFSSIHPLPSFLYYIGAIIFTMTFYHPVFLLSGLFILIIINLIQDKGKKLKSYSKFYLFMGLIIVILNPIISSRGETVLFYVFDKVITLESFLYGICTMLSLISIMILFLSYNIIITDDKFMYLFSGILPNTSFLIMMTMRFVPLFKSRAEEIAIVQKLKGGEYYKNSFKEKIKEGMQILSILVTWSLEDSIQTARSMRSRGYGIVKDRSFYFNYKMSALDIIVLIAIIILIFILLISWNMNLFSYQIYPKVQSIKFDFKTTLFFILYSLYMGIPIIIEGIDKMKWHK; via the coding sequence ATGGGCTATGGATTTTCCTCTATCCATCCCCTCCCTTCATTTTTATATTATATTGGTGCTATAATTTTTACTATGACTTTCTATCATCCTGTCTTTTTACTTTCAGGTCTTTTTATTTTAATTATTATAAATCTTATTCAAGATAAAGGGAAAAAATTAAAATCTTATAGTAAATTTTATTTATTCATGGGATTGATTATAGTAATATTAAACCCAATAATTTCAAGCAGGGGTGAAACTGTGCTTTTTTATGTATTTGATAAGGTAATTACACTGGAATCTTTTTTATATGGTATTTGTACTATGCTTTCTTTGATAAGTATAATGATACTTTTTTTATCCTATAACATTATAATTACTGATGATAAATTTATGTATTTATTTTCAGGTATACTTCCAAATACTAGTTTTCTAATAATGATGACTATGCGATTTGTTCCATTGTTTAAAAGCAGAGCAGAGGAAATAGCTATTGTTCAAAAATTAAAGGGTGGAGAATATTATAAAAATAGTTTTAAAGAAAAAATAAAAGAAGGTATGCAGATATTAAGTATACTTGTTACTTGGTCTTTAGAAGATTCTATACAAACAGCAAGATCAATGAGATCTAGAGGATATGGAATAGTTAAAGATAGATCTTTTTATTTTAATTATAAGATGAGTGCATTAGACATAATAGTTCTTATAGCTATTATAATACTAATATTTATATTGCTTATTTCTTGGAATATGAATTTGTTTAGTTATCAAATATATCCAAAAGTACAGTCTATTAAATTTGACTTTAAAACTACATTATTTTTTATTTTATACTCATTATATATGGGTATTCCTATAATCATAGAAGGGATTGACAAGATGAAATGGCACAAATAG
- a CDS encoding ABC transporter ATP-binding protein: protein MAQIELIEYSFKYPREDKSALDNINLSIDEGEFVLICGPSGCGKTTLLQQLKKEIIPEGKITGRALYEGVPIKDLDDFIAASNIGMVFQEPESQIVTDRVINELAFSMENLGFPLEKMGRRMGEMVHFFGIEDKLYEKIHNLSGGQKQVLNLASVLLLQPKVLLLDEPTSQLDPVSSKEFIQMVQNLNRDFSITVIITEHRLEELFHIVDRVVMLDEGQIKYDGKPKDVAKEIYDNNDEIFFNYLPSISKLYFKLDKEKDNVPLTIRDAKKWIKNISIDKEMQEKQKIEDKKNIKNTIINIKNISFRYERGKPLVLDKLSLEINQGEFLSILGGNGSGKSTLLKVVAGAYKPQYGKIYVNGKKLHNIDEDKRFRYIGYLDQNPMLYFLHDRVQDEIYDRAEKINAAEKDVQYIIDLFELNNILHRHPYDISGGEKQKVALAIVLLAKPKILLLDEPTKGIDPISKRNIGNLLINLKKSGITLVVATHDIEFAARFSDRCALLFDKDIRAVEEPNTFFSQNYFYTTSINRIIRDKIPNAIIWEDVVNHVYI, encoded by the coding sequence ATGGCACAAATAGAATTGATAGAATACTCTTTTAAATACCCAAGAGAAGATAAAAGTGCTTTAGATAATATAAATTTATCCATAGATGAAGGAGAATTTGTTTTAATCTGTGGTCCTTCAGGTTGTGGAAAAACTACACTACTGCAGCAACTAAAAAAAGAGATAATACCAGAAGGGAAAATAACAGGTAGAGCTCTTTATGAAGGTGTTCCTATAAAGGATTTAGATGATTTTATAGCTGCTTCAAATATAGGAATGGTGTTTCAAGAGCCAGAATCTCAAATAGTTACTGATAGAGTAATAAATGAATTAGCTTTTTCTATGGAAAATTTAGGATTTCCATTAGAAAAAATGGGTAGAAGAATGGGAGAAATGGTACATTTTTTTGGGATAGAGGATAAATTATATGAAAAAATTCATAACTTATCAGGGGGACAAAAGCAAGTTTTAAATCTTGCGTCAGTATTGCTTTTACAACCAAAGGTTCTATTATTAGACGAGCCTACTTCTCAATTAGATCCAGTATCCTCAAAGGAATTTATTCAAATGGTTCAAAATTTAAATAGGGATTTTTCAATAACAGTAATTATTACTGAACATAGATTGGAGGAATTATTTCATATAGTAGATAGAGTAGTTATGCTGGATGAAGGACAAATAAAATATGATGGGAAACCTAAAGATGTAGCAAAAGAGATATATGATAATAATGATGAAATATTTTTCAATTATCTCCCATCTATTTCTAAATTATATTTTAAATTAGATAAAGAAAAGGATAATGTTCCTCTTACCATAAGAGATGCAAAAAAATGGATAAAAAATATTTCCATAGATAAAGAAATGCAAGAGAAACAAAAAATAGAAGATAAGAAAAATATTAAAAATACTATTATTAATATTAAAAATATATCTTTTAGGTATGAAAGAGGAAAACCTTTGGTACTTGATAAATTAAGCTTAGAGATAAATCAAGGTGAATTTTTATCTATTTTAGGAGGGAATGGTTCAGGGAAATCTACATTATTGAAGGTAGTTGCAGGAGCATATAAACCTCAATATGGGAAAATATATGTAAATGGTAAAAAACTTCATAATATAGATGAAGATAAAAGATTTAGATATATAGGTTATTTAGATCAAAATCCAATGCTTTATTTTTTACATGATAGGGTACAGGATGAAATATATGATAGAGCAGAAAAAATTAATGCAGCGGAAAAAGATGTTCAATATATTATAGATTTATTTGAATTAAATAACATACTGCATAGGCATCCTTACGATATAAGTGGGGGAGAGAAACAAAAAGTTGCATTAGCTATTGTATTGTTAGCTAAGCCTAAAATATTATTGTTAGATGAGCCTACTAAAGGGATAGATCCAATTTCTAAAAGAAATATTGGAAATCTTTTAATAAATTTAAAAAAATCGGGAATTACCTTGGTAGTGGCTACTCATGATATAGAATTTGCAGCTAGATTTTCAGATCGCTGTGCTTTATTATTTGATAAGGATATAAGAGCGGTTGAAGAACCTAACACTTTCTTTAGCCAAAATTATTTTTATACTACTTCTATAAATAGAATAATAAGAGATAAAATACCTAATGCAATTATTTGGGAGGATGTGGTTAACCATGTATATATCTAG